From the genome of Alicyclobacillus sp. SO9:
TGTTGGGAAGTGCGAACGCGTAAAGGAGGGAGGCATATTGCCTCCCTTTTGGTTAAACCGGTCGACCTGTTTACGGTTCCGCAGGGATTCGAGCGGGTTTGAGCGGGGTTTTAGGGTGTGTGAGAGGATAGTAAGGCACATGAGTGATGGGGTCGGATTTCGAGAGAATGAGTCAAGAAGGTGGGGGAGAAATGAAACGAGTTCTGTTGACAGGTTTTGACGCTTTTGGAGGGGAGTCCATCAATCCGTCCTGGGAAGCAGTACGTCAACTTGACGGTATGGAATTACAGGGACATACAGTTAGATCATTCAAGATTCCTACCGTTTTTCATACGTCAATCTCCCGCTTGAAACAGTATATCGACGACGTACAGCCTTGTCTCATTATTTGCGTTGGGCAAGCTGGAGGACGCTCTGACATCACTGTTGAACGTGTTGCAATCAATATGGATGATGCGCGGATTCCAGATAATGAAGGTCAGCAGCCTATTGATATTCCTATTGTTGAAGGGGGACCGGACGCGTACTTTTCAACGCTTCCGATAAAAGCTGTTGTGAATCAATTGTTAGCTGAAAACATACCAGCGTCTGTGTCCCAGACAGCTGGAACATTTGTCTGCAACCACTTGTTTTATGGGTTGATGCACATCCTGGCAAGTCAAAGCCCCGTCGCAACACGGGGTGGATTCGTACATATTCCGTTCGTGCCACAGCAGTCAGTCAAGCACAGAGGGCAACCGAGTATGTCTCTGGAAACTGCAGTACGGGGTCTTAGGTTTGCGATTATGGCAGCAGTCAATCACGAACGAGACATTAAAAAAGAGGATGGGGCACTCCACTGATGTGACTATCGTCTCTTCTTTGAGTGGTTAGTTCTTGAACTTTTCCGGCGCCACTGTAATCGCCTGTTCGCCAAGCTGGTGCCACGCTTTCATGAATGGACCAATGGGTACCTTTTGAGCAGCTTTTCCGTTATGTGGGTTGTTTATCCATACGTACTTCTTGTTATAGCCAACGAGGAGGACTGCATGTTCAAACCAGGTGGCCTTGACCGTTCCTTCGGGGCTTTTCCACGTAACCCACGAGTTTGTCGGCTGAAAATTAATGGTATCCCAGACCTCAACAGGCGTGCCTCCTGCCACCACGGCTTCTAAATCTGTAAAGGGCATTCCCGTCAAATCAAGTCCTCGGTCAGGCAGTATTTCGTTGACCAGTTTTGTCAGCGGTCCATGATAGATGCTGTATCCAAGGTTGTTCTTTCCTGATACACTTCCGACAAAACCGACGTTTGGATTTCCCCAGGATATAAACTTTTTGTTCTTTCTGACAAGGGGTGTCTTGTCTTGCGGTTCTTCCTTAGCCAAGGTCATTTTACTGACCGGGTGTTTTTCAAAAGTGAGCAGCATTGACAGACTGGTTACTTCACAGCCGTTTTCAAGTTGCGGCAACTGCGACATAGCCGGAACACGAAGGAGTGCCTCACTTGGCAACGGGTCTTTCATCATTTTTTGCAGAATTTCCTGCTTGTTCGGCAGCGGGTTGTCGTGAGGTTTAGGTTTGTCGCCGTCCTTCGGTTTGATGGTGGTACCGCCTGAAATTTTGTCAGTCACAGTTCCTGGTGGTATGCTGCTCGGAGATCCCGTTTTTCCGCTCTGGGTTCCTACTTTTTGTCCACCTGTTCCCTGTGCTGTTTGCTTGCCTCCGCTTCCTGAGGTTTGGCCCTTCGCTTTCGCTGGCGGTTGTCCAGAACGGGTCGAGCCACCTGCTTGGTTCGCCTGACTTTGACCGGGTGTTACGCTGTTCCCGCTCGTCGCGGTTGTATTGTAGAGATTGTATCGACTTACTTTATGAATCATCCATGCGGCTGTCGTACCTCCGCCGAGCACAGCCAGAGTCATAGTGGCCACAGCCAATCTGCGCGTACTCTTATTCGGTTTCTTCCGAGCATGAGGCTGGATTTTTGCGTAACGAACTTGATTTTTATATTGTTTTTGACTTCTTTTTTTGTTTCGCAAGGTTCACCCTCCCCCAAGCTCTAAGTCTCCAGTATCCATTTAGTTTCCAGCACCATACTTCATCATATGTATAAGTTCCACATATACAGACGTGACACTTCACGTTTGTGTTACAGATTTGTTCATTTGAGATATCTTTGAGTAGAGTGTCTTTAAAAGCGGCGCGGGCTTCAGTCTGTTGCGGGGTTCTCTTTGGCCCGCTTAGACCGAGTTTGAAGAAGAAACAGACCTACACCTGTCAGTGTAACAGTCCCTCCTAGTATTTGAAACAGATGGATCTGTTCATGGAGTACTATAGCTGCCAGAGTAATGGCCCCAATTGGTTCTTCCAATATGGACATAGCGACAGTCGTCGCAGAAACATATTTAAGCAACCAATTGAAGAGCGTGTGCCCAAATAAGGTCGGTATGACGGCAAGCAGAACAAACAACATCCACTCATGGCTCGAGTACCCAATAAGGGGCTGTCTCGTCACCACGTTGAAGAGAAATAAAACCACAGCAGCTGTTACAAAAACAAGAAAACTGTAGACACTTGACGAGATGGTCTTACGTAATTGTTGTCCAGTTAACATATAGCCTGAAATGGCTGCGGTTCCGCCCAAGGACAGAACATCACCGAACAGGGAACCTCCGGCAGAGCTTGAGTCTCCTACTGCTATCACAATACTGCCCAATACAGCCGTCGTCATTGCAATCACTGCAACTGTATTTGTGCGTTCTGTGAAAAAAAGATACGCACCAAGACTGACGAGCACAGGCTGAATGCTTAAGACAATCATCGAACTGGCCACGCTGGTCAGCTTGAGCGACTCAATCCACAGTAAAAAATGAAGACCTAGAAAGACGCCGGACGTCAGTATCAGGCCTAGCTGCCGACGGCTGAGCCCCGTAATTTCATGGGCATTCTTAAGTGTGACTGGGATGAGCAGAACGCTTGTAAACAATAATCGATACATACCGATAATAGGAGCGGGAGCAGTTGACATTTTGATGAGAATGGCAGAAAAGGAGACGGCGACAACTCCAACCAAGACGAACGACCTATACATATTCTCTCCTCTGTACCTTAACAACATCGACAATTATAAGATATAGTATCATATATAGTAGTGTACCGGATGCTCTGCGGGTTCGTCAGCATTATCAATAATTTGGCTTTGTACGACATAGGCGTGATTTTCTGTACAGGTCTGCACAGGGAGGTGTCATCAATGCGTATACACGTTGGTAGTCAGGTAAACCA
Proteins encoded in this window:
- the pcp gene encoding pyroglutamyl-peptidase I, giving the protein MKRVLLTGFDAFGGESINPSWEAVRQLDGMELQGHTVRSFKIPTVFHTSISRLKQYIDDVQPCLIICVGQAGGRSDITVERVAINMDDARIPDNEGQQPIDIPIVEGGPDAYFSTLPIKAVVNQLLAENIPASVSQTAGTFVCNHLFYGLMHILASQSPVATRGGFVHIPFVPQQSVKHRGQPSMSLETAVRGLRFAIMAAVNHERDIKKEDGALH
- a CDS encoding C39 family peptidase; this translates as MRNKKRSQKQYKNQVRYAKIQPHARKKPNKSTRRLAVATMTLAVLGGGTTAAWMIHKVSRYNLYNTTATSGNSVTPGQSQANQAGGSTRSGQPPAKAKGQTSGSGGKQTAQGTGGQKVGTQSGKTGSPSSIPPGTVTDKISGGTTIKPKDGDKPKPHDNPLPNKQEILQKMMKDPLPSEALLRVPAMSQLPQLENGCEVTSLSMLLTFEKHPVSKMTLAKEEPQDKTPLVRKNKKFISWGNPNVGFVGSVSGKNNLGYSIYHGPLTKLVNEILPDRGLDLTGMPFTDLEAVVAGGTPVEVWDTINFQPTNSWVTWKSPEGTVKATWFEHAVLLVGYNKKYVWINNPHNGKAAQKVPIGPFMKAWHQLGEQAITVAPEKFKN
- a CDS encoding DMT family transporter, translating into MYRSFVLVGVVAVSFSAILIKMSTAPAPIIGMYRLLFTSVLLIPVTLKNAHEITGLSRRQLGLILTSGVFLGLHFLLWIESLKLTSVASSMIVLSIQPVLVSLGAYLFFTERTNTVAVIAMTTAVLGSIVIAVGDSSSAGGSLFGDVLSLGGTAAISGYMLTGQQLRKTISSSVYSFLVFVTAAVVLFLFNVVTRQPLIGYSSHEWMLFVLLAVIPTLFGHTLFNWLLKYVSATTVAMSILEEPIGAITLAAIVLHEQIHLFQILGGTVTLTGVGLFLLQTRSKRAKENPATD